In the Bifidobacterium catenulatum PV20-2 genome, one interval contains:
- a CDS encoding riboflavin deaminase has protein sequence MDEQGFLATIEELIERFDGYSSGKYLAELGKIHDEYGEIGPLSLFDEKVCELGKELFCSTSWVANLAWAMISFDYDLVEHDANFLDGCRNIVRKYGMSVWLYEMINDASMAVALQRPSSRMPFQIGLTYTKDVFRRSKKKGGKYATSKKKRLACMAEYLQEVYWLAAYSLLRWGEEEPRAADVALMVLGYGGIGMCMLRDDPKVVDSGCDEDFSYRNLCDHLRDLRIQADLDYACNADLAESMLLEYPACMDARYLYDAGKIVEAYRALWNKQTESASQIMECVYQKGAYQVASIWEDPLYLHDLALSLLGAVGSRPLTEGFRTRDDKMFQQGVESLRRTTESVKGMGLVMTLGGYICFPEPESRDDALFAPRKEKKQLMDTCNGLRDLSTMVALYRFPRDIESLRATRALLAHDAKGYIDLMGPYMGSADETGGNEGRPVSVGD, from the coding sequence ATGGATGAACAGGGATTCTTGGCAACGATCGAAGAACTTATCGAGCGTTTTGATGGATACAGTTCTGGCAAATATCTTGCGGAATTGGGGAAAATCCACGATGAATACGGTGAGATCGGGCCTCTTTCGCTTTTTGACGAAAAAGTCTGTGAACTGGGGAAGGAATTATTCTGCAGCACATCATGGGTGGCGAATCTGGCGTGGGCCATGATTTCGTTCGATTATGATCTGGTTGAGCATGATGCGAATTTTCTTGATGGATGCCGTAACATCGTGCGTAAGTACGGTATGAGCGTTTGGCTCTATGAAATGATCAATGACGCTTCGATGGCGGTGGCTTTGCAAAGACCCAGCAGCAGAATGCCATTCCAGATTGGATTGACCTACACCAAGGATGTGTTTCGAAGAAGCAAGAAAAAGGGCGGAAAATACGCTACTAGCAAAAAGAAGAGACTGGCCTGCATGGCTGAATATTTGCAGGAAGTATATTGGCTGGCCGCGTACAGTCTGCTGCGTTGGGGTGAGGAAGAGCCGCGTGCGGCTGATGTTGCGTTGATGGTGCTTGGATATGGCGGTATCGGCATGTGCATGCTGAGGGACGATCCGAAAGTGGTGGATTCCGGATGCGATGAAGACTTCTCCTATCGCAATCTGTGCGACCATCTGCGCGATCTTAGAATTCAAGCCGATCTGGACTATGCTTGCAATGCCGACCTTGCCGAATCCATGTTGCTTGAATATCCCGCGTGTATGGATGCGCGATATCTGTACGATGCGGGGAAAATCGTGGAAGCGTATCGTGCTTTGTGGAACAAGCAGACTGAATCAGCTTCGCAAATCATGGAATGCGTTTACCAGAAGGGCGCATATCAGGTGGCGAGCATTTGGGAGGATCCGCTGTACCTGCATGATCTTGCCCTGTCGTTATTGGGGGCGGTGGGCTCGCGGCCCCTTACTGAAGGGTTCCGGACCCGAGATGACAAGATGTTCCAGCAGGGAGTGGAAAGTCTGAGACGAACGACTGAATCCGTTAAAGGGATGGGGTTGGTGATGACATTGGGAGGGTATATCTGCTTCCCGGAACCGGAAAGTAGGGATGATGCGCTTTTCGCACCGCGAAAGGAGAAGAAACAATTAATGGACACTTGTAACGGGCTTAGGGATCTGTCGACAATGGTTGCGCTGTACCGTTTTCCGAGAGATATCGAATCCCTACGTGCCACGCGTGCGCTTCTCGCTCATGACGCGAAGGGATATATCGATCTGATGGGTCCATACATGGGAAGCGCGGATGAAACGGGA